A single window of Litorilinea aerophila DNA harbors:
- a CDS encoding glycosyltransferase family 4 protein translates to MYGEDRPLKIAIFTETFLPKIDGIVSILCLMLQRFQELGHQAILFGPPGGPPEYAGTEVVGVGGPRFPFYPELRINIPRRRVWQRVSQFQPDLIHVVNPFFLGPFGLSYARRLQVPTLASFHTDVARYARYYGAGILAPLLWRYMRTLHNQADVNLCPSTAVRQELRRHGFRRVRWWKRGIDTDRFCPGPRDPAMRARLTDGHPDDFLVINVGRHSPEKGLKELRDHLFPQPGLRLALIGGGPSHEQLKEHFRGTPTVFPGYLKGDKLVAAYRAADAFLFPSTTETFGLVALEAMACRVPVIAARSGGVVDTVVDGINGLFFDPDQPEQMGVLVRRLRENPDYREQLAENGLAHARSRSWRATMDQLVEYYRKAIRVFRQEQMRTRIRPTLHGQPAG, encoded by the coding sequence ATGTACGGCGAGGATCGGCCTTTAAAGATTGCGATTTTTACCGAAACTTTTCTGCCCAAGATCGACGGCATCGTCAGCATTCTCTGCCTGATGTTGCAGCGTTTCCAGGAGCTGGGCCACCAGGCCATCCTCTTCGGCCCGCCCGGCGGCCCGCCGGAGTACGCAGGCACCGAGGTGGTGGGCGTGGGCGGCCCCCGCTTCCCCTTCTACCCGGAGCTGCGCATCAACATTCCTCGTCGCCGGGTCTGGCAACGGGTCTCCCAGTTCCAGCCGGACCTGATCCACGTGGTCAACCCCTTCTTCCTGGGGCCCTTTGGCCTCTCCTACGCCCGGCGGCTGCAGGTGCCCACCCTGGCTTCCTTTCATACGGATGTGGCCCGCTACGCCCGCTACTACGGGGCCGGTATCCTGGCCCCTCTGCTGTGGCGCTACATGCGCACCCTCCACAACCAGGCCGATGTGAACCTTTGCCCCTCCACCGCGGTGCGTCAGGAGCTGCGGCGACATGGCTTCCGGCGGGTGCGCTGGTGGAAGCGGGGCATCGACACCGACCGCTTCTGCCCTGGCCCGCGGGATCCGGCCATGCGGGCCCGCCTGACCGACGGTCACCCCGATGATTTCCTGGTCATCAACGTGGGACGCCACTCGCCGGAGAAGGGCCTGAAAGAGCTGCGGGATCACCTCTTCCCCCAGCCGGGCCTGCGCCTGGCCCTCATCGGCGGCGGCCCCAGCCACGAGCAGCTCAAAGAGCACTTCCGGGGCACGCCCACCGTCTTCCCCGGTTATTTGAAGGGCGACAAGCTGGTGGCGGCCTACCGCGCCGCCGACGCGTTTCTCTTCCCCTCCACCACCGAGACCTTTGGACTGGTGGCCCTGGAAGCCATGGCCTGCCGGGTGCCGGTCATTGCGGCCCGGAGCGGCGGCGTGGTGGATACGGTGGTGGACGGCATCAACGGCCTCTTCTTTGATCCAGACCAGCCCGAGCAGATGGGCGTGTTGGTGCGCCGGTTGCGGGAGAACCCGGACTATCGGGAGCAATTGGCCGAAAACGGCCTGGCCCACGCCCGCAGCCGCTCCTGGCGGGCCACCATGGACCAGCTGGTGGAATACTACCGCAAGGCCATCCGCGTCTTCCGCCAGGAGCAGATGCGCACCCGGATTCGCCCCACCCTCCACGGCCAGCCAGCCGGGTAG
- the tpx gene encoding thiol peroxidase, translating into MQERVGAVTLKGTPLTVLGTPVQVGEQAPEVTLATGMTTSARLLADSAGKIRLVSVVPSIDTGICDAQTRRMNEEAARLGEQVVVLTVSADLPMAQSRWCGAAGVERVRMLSDHKEMAFGQAYGTWVKELRLNQRAIFIIDAQDTVRYAEYVPEIAQHPDYDGALQALQALL; encoded by the coding sequence ATGCAGGAACGAGTTGGAGCTGTCACCTTGAAGGGAACCCCCCTGACCGTGTTGGGAACGCCGGTGCAGGTGGGGGAGCAGGCGCCTGAAGTGACCCTGGCCACAGGCATGACCACCAGCGCCCGGCTGTTGGCCGACAGCGCCGGCAAGATTCGACTGGTCAGCGTGGTGCCCAGCATCGACACCGGCATCTGTGATGCCCAGACCCGGCGCATGAATGAAGAGGCGGCCCGGCTGGGCGAGCAAGTGGTGGTGCTGACGGTCAGTGCCGATCTGCCCATGGCCCAGAGCCGGTGGTGCGGTGCCGCCGGTGTGGAGCGTGTCCGCATGTTGTCTGACCACAAGGAGATGGCCTTTGGCCAGGCCTACGGCACCTGGGTCAAGGAGCTGCGCCTGAACCAGCGGGCCATCTTCATCATCGATGCCCAGGACACGGTGCGCTACGCGGAGTATGTGCCGGAGATCGCCCAGCACCCGGACTACGACGGCGCCCTGCAGGCGTTGCAGGCCCTGCTCTAG
- a CDS encoding branched-chain amino acid ABC transporter permease, which translates to MTLAGILAILVQFAVVATIYAIFSLALNVHWGYSGLFNIGVAGFFAVGAYTSALVTMSPATGEQAQYINQVVALGQPFVVGLLAAGLMAGIVAFLIGFPTLRLRDDYLAISTIGIAETIRLIFNTERWLANGARGLVGIPQPLQGLVPPARYNWIYLAIVVVVLILVYIAIERGIRSPWGRVLRAIREDEVVAEAMGKDVFWFKMQAFVVGAVVMGIGGALYAHFTRAIDPTVFEPLFGTFLVWVMLILGGSGNNRGAILGAFIVWGIWSGTNVMVRRMVPVEYMAQAPYIRLMLIGLLLILILLLRPQGILGEEKEVSRLQ; encoded by the coding sequence ATGACGCTGGCCGGTATCCTCGCCATTCTGGTTCAGTTCGCCGTGGTAGCGACCATCTACGCCATCTTCAGCCTGGCCCTCAACGTCCACTGGGGCTATAGCGGCCTCTTCAACATCGGCGTGGCCGGCTTCTTTGCCGTGGGCGCCTACACCTCGGCCCTGGTGACCATGAGTCCCGCCACGGGGGAGCAGGCTCAGTACATCAACCAGGTGGTGGCCCTGGGCCAGCCCTTCGTGGTGGGCCTCCTGGCGGCCGGCCTGATGGCAGGCATTGTTGCCTTTCTCATCGGCTTTCCCACCCTGCGCCTGCGGGACGACTACCTGGCCATCAGCACCATTGGCATCGCAGAAACCATCCGCCTCATCTTCAACACCGAGCGCTGGCTGGCCAACGGCGCCCGGGGGCTGGTGGGCATTCCCCAGCCCCTCCAGGGCCTGGTGCCGCCGGCCCGTTACAACTGGATCTACCTGGCCATCGTGGTGGTGGTATTGATCCTGGTTTACATCGCCATCGAGCGGGGCATTCGCTCGCCCTGGGGCCGGGTGCTGCGGGCCATCCGGGAGGACGAGGTGGTGGCCGAAGCCATGGGCAAGGATGTCTTCTGGTTCAAGATGCAGGCCTTTGTGGTGGGCGCGGTGGTGATGGGCATTGGCGGCGCGCTCTACGCCCACTTTACCCGGGCCATCGACCCCACCGTCTTCGAGCCCTTATTCGGGACATTCCTGGTGTGGGTGATGTTGATCCTGGGGGGCAGCGGCAACAACCGGGGCGCCATCCTGGGGGCTTTCATCGTCTGGGGCATCTGGTCGGGCACCAACGTGATGGTGCGCCGGATGGTGCCGGTGGAATACATGGCCCAGGCGCCCTACATCCGGCTGATGCTGATCGGCCTGCTGCTCATCCTCATCCTGCTCCTGCGTCCCCAGGGGATCCTGGGCGAGGAGAAGGAGGTCTCGCGCCTCCAGTAG
- a CDS encoding ABC transporter ATP-binding protein — protein MNGQEQVILSVQDVHKHFGGLKAVNGVSFQVQRGKITGLIGPNGAGKTTTFNIISGFYRPDAGQVLFNGARIDGLPPHRVFHHGLCRTFQISRELKLMTVMENLLLVPAGQKGENLFASWFLPGQVRAQERTLRAKALEILEFVGLAHLQNEYAAGLSGGQKRLLELARTMMADPQMVLLDEPGAGVNPTLMRRIAGYIRSLATDRGITVLLIEHDMDLVMNVCDWIVVMSSGQKLAEGTPDQVRQNPAVLEAYLGGQNR, from the coding sequence TTGAATGGACAAGAGCAGGTGATCCTGAGCGTACAGGACGTGCACAAACACTTCGGCGGTTTGAAGGCGGTGAACGGCGTCTCCTTTCAGGTTCAACGGGGAAAGATCACCGGCCTGATCGGCCCCAACGGCGCGGGAAAGACCACCACCTTCAACATCATCTCCGGCTTCTACCGGCCCGATGCCGGCCAGGTCCTCTTCAACGGGGCTCGCATCGATGGCCTGCCCCCCCACCGGGTCTTCCATCACGGCCTCTGCCGGACCTTTCAGATCTCCCGGGAATTAAAATTGATGACGGTGATGGAGAACCTGCTCCTGGTGCCAGCCGGCCAGAAGGGGGAGAACCTCTTTGCCTCCTGGTTCCTGCCCGGCCAGGTGCGGGCTCAGGAACGGACCCTGCGGGCCAAGGCCCTGGAGATCCTGGAGTTTGTGGGCCTGGCCCATCTACAAAACGAGTATGCCGCCGGGCTCTCAGGAGGCCAGAAGCGGCTGTTGGAGCTGGCTCGGACCATGATGGCCGATCCCCAAATGGTGCTGCTGGACGAGCCCGGCGCCGGTGTCAACCCCACCCTGATGCGCCGCATCGCCGGCTACATCCGCAGCCTGGCCACGGACCGGGGCATCACCGTCTTGCTGATCGAACACGACATGGACCTGGTCATGAACGTCTGCGACTGGATCGTGGTGATGAGCAGCGGGCAGAAGCTGGCCGAAGGGACCCCCGACCAGGTGCGACAAAATCCAGCCGTCCTCGAAGCCTACCTGGGGGGGCAAAACCGATGA
- a CDS encoding YibE/F family protein, with product MKRSSSLPRYLILLIDLLIVAVLIYLAPGFVDALSLWLQPRPTSSGENTVVARVVAILEEGTVAEMGAVRPYQILQVEPLSEPWSGQHFILDYGRTALSAPGVSLAVGDRVLVGLTQTADGRWQAYFVDFVRTRALIWLLGLFVLASILLSGWKGVRSMASMLFSFAVIVFFILPQILAGANPVAVSTAGAFVILAVTLYVVYGWTLKTHAAVLGVLLALGLTGGLAYLFIRLTHLTGFGSEEAMFLSQQAMGTVDLRGLVLSGILIGALGVLDDLVITQASAVFELHLANPSLPFGRLYRQSMRIGQDHVAATVNTLVLAYTGAALPLLLLVTQAGESFGTFINREFVTEEIVRTLVGSLGLIAAVPITTGLACLIALQHGRLGRLRPLLGPLTLGDGHGHHHH from the coding sequence ATGAAGCGATCGTCATCCCTGCCCCGTTACCTCATCCTCCTCATCGACCTTCTGATCGTTGCCGTGCTGATTTACCTGGCGCCTGGCTTCGTGGACGCGCTGAGCCTGTGGCTCCAGCCCCGGCCGACCTCCTCTGGCGAGAACACCGTAGTGGCCCGGGTGGTGGCCATTCTGGAGGAAGGCACCGTGGCGGAGATGGGGGCCGTGCGTCCCTACCAGATTCTCCAGGTGGAGCCCCTGTCTGAACCCTGGAGTGGCCAGCATTTCATCCTCGACTACGGGCGGACGGCCCTCTCCGCCCCGGGGGTCTCCCTGGCCGTGGGGGATCGGGTGCTGGTGGGGCTGACCCAGACGGCGGACGGCCGTTGGCAGGCTTATTTTGTGGACTTCGTGCGCACCCGGGCGTTGATCTGGCTGCTGGGCCTCTTCGTGCTGGCCAGCATCCTGCTCAGCGGCTGGAAAGGGGTGCGCAGCATGGCCAGTATGCTCTTTAGCTTTGCCGTGATCGTCTTCTTCATCCTGCCCCAGATCCTGGCCGGCGCCAACCCGGTGGCGGTCAGCACGGCCGGCGCCTTCGTCATCCTGGCGGTGACCCTCTACGTGGTCTATGGCTGGACCCTGAAGACCCACGCCGCGGTGTTGGGGGTGTTGTTGGCCCTGGGGCTCACCGGCGGCCTGGCCTACCTCTTCATCCGCCTGACCCATCTGACCGGCTTTGGCAGCGAGGAAGCCATGTTCCTGAGCCAGCAGGCCATGGGAACGGTGGACCTGCGGGGGCTGGTCTTGAGCGGCATCCTCATCGGTGCCCTGGGCGTGCTGGATGACCTGGTGATCACCCAGGCGTCGGCTGTGTTCGAGCTGCACCTGGCCAACCCGTCCCTGCCCTTTGGCCGTCTCTACCGCCAGTCCATGCGCATCGGCCAGGACCATGTGGCGGCCACGGTCAATACGTTGGTGCTGGCCTACACGGGCGCGGCCTTGCCCCTCCTGCTCCTGGTGACCCAGGCCGGCGAATCCTTTGGCACCTTCATCAACCGGGAGTTCGTCACCGAGGAGATTGTGCGCACCCTGGTGGGCTCCCTGGGCCTCATTGCGGCTGTGCCCATCACCACCGGCCTGGCCTGCCTGATTGCCCTCCAGCATGGCCGGCTGGGCCGTCTGCGCCCGCTGCTGGGCCCCCTCACCCTGGGGGACGGCCATGGGCACCATCACCACTAA
- a CDS encoding NAD-dependent epimerase/dehydratase family protein, which produces MSGKGKIIVLGGDGFCGWPTSLRLSNEGYDVTIVDNLSRRKIDVELGCQSLTPIETIEHRLQAWKRITGKTIGYVNLDIAKDYHELEELISDLKPQTIIHFAEQRAAPYSMKSPRHKRYTVDNNVNGTHNVLCAIVESGLDIHLVHLGTMGVYGYGTAGMTIPEGYLNVRVNIDGQDREIEIPYPPHPGSIYHMTKTLDALLFYYYNKNDGVRITDLHQGVVWGTNTEETMMDPALINRFDYEGDYGTVLNRFLVQAAVGHPLTVYGTGGQTRAFIHIQDSVRCISLAVSHPPAKGERVKIFNQTTETHRVRELAQIVSRLTGAEIRYYINPRNESLENELVVRNDQFLALGLNPTTLNEGLLTEVYEVAERYKDRCNVEKIISDSRWRADIPLDRTGAAEPVAVHPTQAKAMEPA; this is translated from the coding sequence ATGAGCGGCAAAGGGAAAATTATCGTACTCGGTGGCGATGGCTTCTGTGGATGGCCCACCAGCCTTCGCCTGTCCAACGAGGGCTATGACGTGACCATCGTGGACAACCTGTCCCGGCGTAAGATTGACGTGGAACTGGGCTGCCAGTCTCTCACCCCCATTGAGACCATCGAGCATCGGCTTCAGGCGTGGAAGCGGATCACGGGCAAGACCATCGGCTACGTCAACCTGGATATCGCCAAGGACTACCACGAGCTGGAAGAGCTCATCAGCGACCTCAAGCCTCAGACCATCATCCATTTCGCGGAACAGCGGGCCGCCCCCTACTCCATGAAGTCCCCCCGGCACAAGCGCTACACCGTGGACAACAACGTCAACGGCACCCACAATGTCCTCTGTGCCATTGTGGAGTCGGGGCTGGACATCCACCTGGTACACCTGGGCACCATGGGTGTCTACGGCTACGGCACCGCAGGCATGACCATCCCCGAGGGCTACCTCAACGTGCGGGTCAACATCGACGGCCAGGACCGGGAGATCGAGATCCCCTACCCGCCCCACCCGGGCAGCATCTACCACATGACCAAAACCCTGGACGCGCTGCTCTTCTACTACTACAACAAGAACGACGGCGTCCGCATCACCGACCTGCACCAGGGCGTGGTCTGGGGTACCAACACGGAAGAGACCATGATGGACCCGGCCCTGATCAACCGGTTTGACTACGAGGGCGACTACGGCACCGTGCTCAACCGCTTCCTGGTCCAGGCTGCGGTGGGCCACCCGCTGACGGTCTACGGCACGGGCGGCCAGACCCGGGCCTTCATCCACATCCAGGACTCGGTGCGCTGCATCTCCCTGGCGGTGAGCCACCCGCCGGCCAAGGGCGAACGGGTGAAGATCTTCAACCAGACCACCGAAACCCACCGGGTGCGAGAGCTGGCCCAGATCGTCTCCCGGCTCACGGGGGCCGAGATCCGCTACTACATCAACCCCCGCAACGAATCCCTGGAAAACGAGCTGGTGGTGCGCAACGATCAGTTCCTGGCCCTGGGCCTCAACCCCACCACCCTGAACGAAGGCCTCCTGACCGAGGTCTACGAGGTGGCGGAACGCTACAAGGATCGCTGCAACGTGGAAAAAATCATCAGCGATTCCCGCTGGCGGGCCGACATTCCCCTGGACCGCACCGGCGCAGCCGAGCCGGTGGCCGTCCACCCGACCCAGGCCAAGGCCATGGAGCCGGCCTGA
- a CDS encoding branched-chain amino acid ABC transporter permease, protein MAELIVYGIILGSIITLGAVGLTLIYGIVNFANFAHGDLMTLGAYIVFFLVTAALPALGIVETPLSPLSFGWVTLLAIIPAMLLTGLIAIVADRLVYSRLRALRVRSVMIAIASLAVAFIMRSVIYLAFGADFYLYAKGLRTTWRLPLDIRLRPDQLVIFILAWTLVIGLYLFLHRTRTGKALRAMADNPDLARACGIATERMVALTWFIGGSLAAAGGIMLGIDSQVWPEMGWTFLLPLFAAVIVGGVGNIYGALVGGLLLGIVQQVSTAFLSPSYKPAVAFIILILVLLIRPQGILGGSKQ, encoded by the coding sequence ATGGCCGAATTGATTGTCTACGGAATCATCCTGGGCAGTATCATCACCCTGGGCGCCGTGGGTCTGACCCTGATCTACGGCATCGTGAACTTCGCCAACTTTGCCCATGGGGACCTCATGACCCTGGGCGCCTACATCGTCTTTTTTCTGGTCACCGCGGCCCTGCCGGCCCTGGGCATCGTGGAGACGCCCCTGTCGCCCCTCTCTTTCGGCTGGGTGACCCTCCTGGCCATCATCCCCGCCATGCTCCTGACCGGCCTCATCGCCATTGTGGCCGACCGGCTGGTCTACAGCCGGCTGCGGGCCCTGCGGGTACGTTCGGTGATGATTGCCATCGCCTCCCTGGCCGTCGCCTTTATCATGCGCAGCGTGATCTACCTGGCCTTCGGCGCCGACTTCTACCTCTACGCCAAGGGCCTGCGCACCACCTGGCGGCTTCCCCTGGATATTCGCCTGCGGCCCGACCAGCTGGTAATCTTCATCCTGGCCTGGACGCTGGTGATCGGCCTCTACCTCTTCCTGCACCGGACCCGCACCGGCAAGGCCTTGCGGGCCATGGCCGACAACCCGGACCTGGCCCGGGCGTGTGGCATTGCCACCGAGCGCATGGTGGCGCTGACCTGGTTCATCGGCGGCAGCCTGGCCGCGGCGGGCGGCATCATGCTGGGCATCGACTCCCAGGTGTGGCCGGAAATGGGCTGGACCTTCCTGTTGCCCCTCTTCGCCGCGGTGATCGTGGGCGGCGTGGGGAACATCTACGGCGCGCTGGTGGGCGGCCTGCTCCTGGGCATCGTCCAGCAGGTGTCTACCGCGTTCCTCTCCCCCTCCTATAAGCCTGCCGTGGCCTTCATCATCTTGATCCTGGTCCTGTTGATTCGCCCCCAGGGCATTTTGGGAGGGAGCAAACAATGA
- a CDS encoding glycerol-3-phosphate acyltransferase, with amino-acid sequence MIWLFAPAAALIGYLLGSIPVGLLVCRLYGVDIRQVGSGRIGGTNAWRAAGLKAAIPTIVGDAVKGAVAIGLATWLFGLLFPEPATMAPDLAIQRLMALHLAQALAGGLAVVGHNWSIFLGFKGGAGGITTAATTMALYPPVGGMVWLIGGFLIWWSRIAAIGTFAVGVSSFAIFLMLAVEDWITYWPYVLYGVIVLVAVLVALRPNRERLKEGNERVITLW; translated from the coding sequence ATGATCTGGCTGTTTGCACCGGCCGCCGCTCTGATCGGCTATCTGCTGGGTTCGATTCCCGTGGGATTGTTGGTCTGCCGGCTTTACGGCGTGGACATTCGCCAGGTGGGTAGCGGCCGGATCGGCGGCACCAATGCCTGGCGTGCTGCCGGCTTGAAGGCGGCCATCCCCACCATCGTGGGGGATGCGGTGAAGGGCGCCGTGGCCATCGGCCTGGCTACCTGGCTCTTTGGCCTCCTCTTCCCCGAGCCGGCCACCATGGCCCCGGACCTGGCCATCCAGCGGCTGATGGCCCTGCATCTGGCCCAGGCCCTGGCCGGTGGGCTGGCTGTGGTGGGCCACAACTGGTCCATTTTCCTGGGCTTCAAGGGGGGCGCCGGTGGCATCACCACCGCGGCCACCACCATGGCCCTCTACCCGCCCGTGGGGGGCATGGTCTGGCTCATCGGCGGCTTTCTCATCTGGTGGAGTCGGATCGCCGCCATCGGCACCTTTGCTGTAGGGGTGAGCAGTTTTGCCATCTTCCTGATGCTGGCGGTGGAGGACTGGATCACCTACTGGCCCTACGTCCTCTACGGCGTGATCGTGCTGGTTGCCGTGTTGGTTGCGCTGCGGCCCAACCGGGAACGGTTGAAGGAAGGCAACGAGCGAGTGATCACCCTCTGGTGA
- a CDS encoding class I SAM-dependent methyltransferase yields the protein MTDREAPSAAGRPPGRTGLRRRIFAWVHARGVPEYDRLVAARKRELFRTLAGDVLEIGAGSGANLPYLPDGVNLIALEPNLHMHPYLEQAARQSGRPVDIRVGTIETLDLPPESLDGVVSTLTLCSVDDLEQALAVVLRVLKPGGRFVFLEHVAAPPHTWQRRFQDWLQPAWSFVADGCHPNRETDQAIQRAGFAWVELERFHLPLGLASPHIAGVAVKGP from the coding sequence GTGACAGACCGGGAAGCGCCGTCCGCAGCCGGCAGGCCTCCAGGCCGCACGGGGCTGCGGCGGCGTATCTTTGCCTGGGTTCATGCCCGGGGTGTACCGGAATACGACCGGTTGGTGGCTGCCCGTAAGCGGGAGCTCTTCCGCACCCTCGCCGGGGACGTCCTGGAGATCGGGGCGGGCAGCGGCGCCAACCTGCCCTATCTTCCGGATGGGGTCAACCTGATTGCCCTGGAGCCCAACCTGCACATGCATCCCTACCTGGAGCAGGCGGCCCGGCAGTCGGGCCGGCCCGTGGATATCCGGGTGGGCACCATTGAAACCCTGGATCTGCCGCCGGAAAGCCTGGACGGGGTGGTGAGCACCCTGACCCTCTGCTCGGTGGACGACCTGGAGCAGGCCCTGGCCGTGGTCCTCCGGGTGCTGAAGCCCGGCGGCCGCTTCGTCTTCCTGGAGCACGTGGCTGCACCGCCCCACACCTGGCAGCGCCGGTTCCAGGATTGGCTGCAGCCCGCCTGGAGCTTTGTGGCGGACGGCTGCCATCCCAACCGGGAGACGGACCAGGCCATCCAGCGGGCCGGCTTTGCCTGGGTGGAGCTGGAGCGCTTTCACCTACCCCTGGGCCTGGCCAGCCCCCACATTGCGGGGGTGGCCGTCAAAGGCCCCTGA
- a CDS encoding ABC transporter ATP-binding protein, which produces MEILHQVSLEVQQGEIVTIIGPNGAGKSTLIKTIFGLLATWQGEILFEGQNITRLPPEQIVRRGISYVPQVENIFPSLTVDENLELGAYLRPEAFKRQAEWIYGLFPEIASRRKTPAGRLSGGMRQMVAFGRALMSEPRLLLLDEPSAGLAPMVVDLVFETIQRVNQEGVTILMVEQNARKALACSNRGYILVDGRNRLDGPGQALLADEEIGRLFLGG; this is translated from the coding sequence ATGGAAATCTTGCACCAGGTCTCCCTGGAGGTGCAGCAAGGGGAGATCGTCACCATCATCGGCCCCAACGGCGCCGGCAAATCCACCCTGATCAAGACCATTTTCGGTCTGCTGGCCACCTGGCAGGGGGAAATTCTCTTCGAAGGGCAGAACATCACCCGGCTGCCCCCAGAGCAGATCGTCCGCCGGGGCATTTCCTACGTGCCCCAGGTGGAGAACATCTTCCCCTCCCTCACCGTGGACGAAAACCTGGAACTGGGCGCCTACCTGCGCCCCGAGGCATTTAAGCGCCAGGCGGAGTGGATCTACGGGCTCTTCCCCGAGATCGCCTCCCGGCGTAAGACCCCTGCCGGCCGGCTGAGCGGCGGCATGCGCCAGATGGTGGCCTTTGGCCGGGCCCTCATGTCCGAGCCCCGACTCCTCCTGTTGGACGAGCCGTCGGCCGGCCTGGCGCCCATGGTGGTGGATCTGGTCTTTGAAACCATTCAACGAGTCAATCAGGAGGGGGTAACCATTCTCATGGTGGAGCAAAATGCACGGAAAGCCCTGGCCTGTAGCAACCGGGGCTACATCCTGGTGGATGGACGCAACCGGCTGGATGGGCCGGGGCAGGCACTGCTGGCAGACGAAGAAATCGGCCGACTGTTCCTGGGAGGATAA
- a CDS encoding helix-hairpin-helix domain-containing protein, with protein sequence MTKRGSVRMQLEMLWFVLAGFVLGFATSTLWEWYHFRRERLRLRDRRVQELEEQLRRTRATLSSQANENATPQTPTFTYRSPGVFLDAEARRQQEAEEAATEAPVSPRPFASEAQTAPPPRPEEETPEPLLAPSAPTPMAAQPTQEPSSPRSTERATVPPRTDGYPDDLAKIKGVGHAYKQRLYQAGIYTWRQVAETDVETLRAAARANQGANVEEWPAQARALAEKYGRQNATYTGPPPDDLTRIRGIGPVNEEALYRAGICTFEQLANASPQELRSLLPPPVAGEEPDVEDWIRQAAKLANARSRRPWAAP encoded by the coding sequence ATGACAAAGAGAGGCTCGGTGCGCATGCAACTGGAGATGCTGTGGTTTGTCCTCGCCGGTTTCGTGCTCGGTTTCGCAACCTCCACCCTCTGGGAATGGTATCACTTCCGGCGGGAACGCCTGCGCCTGCGGGATCGGCGCGTCCAGGAGCTGGAGGAACAGCTGCGCAGGACACGGGCCACCCTGTCATCCCAGGCCAACGAGAACGCCACGCCCCAGACGCCCACCTTTACCTACCGCAGCCCCGGCGTCTTTCTGGATGCCGAAGCCCGACGTCAGCAGGAAGCCGAGGAAGCGGCCACGGAAGCGCCTGTATCGCCGCGGCCGTTTGCCAGTGAAGCCCAGACAGCCCCACCCCCCCGGCCTGAGGAAGAGACGCCTGAACCCCTGCTGGCTCCATCAGCGCCCACGCCGATGGCCGCGCAGCCGACCCAGGAACCGTCCTCCCCTCGCTCTACGGAGCGGGCGACCGTCCCCCCACGGACAGACGGCTACCCCGACGATCTGGCCAAGATCAAAGGCGTGGGCCATGCCTACAAGCAGCGCCTGTACCAGGCCGGCATCTACACCTGGCGGCAGGTCGCCGAGACCGACGTGGAAACCCTGCGGGCAGCCGCCCGGGCCAACCAGGGGGCCAATGTGGAAGAGTGGCCTGCCCAGGCCCGAGCCCTGGCCGAAAAATACGGCCGCCAGAACGCCACCTACACCGGCCCGCCGCCCGACGACCTCACCCGCATCCGCGGCATCGGGCCGGTGAACGAGGAGGCCCTGTACCGGGCCGGCATCTGTACCTTCGAGCAACTGGCCAACGCCTCGCCCCAAGAGCTCCGCAGCCTGCTCCCCCCGCCTGTGGCAGGCGAGGAACCCGACGTGGAAGATTGGATCCGGCAGGCAGCCAAGCTGGCCAACGCCCGCAGCCGGCGGCCCTGGGCCGCCCCATGA